ATTTCACCAATTTTAGTGAAACTTTAgtaaaatttggtgaaaattttctctaatATTTGGCTCTGTTGAGTACTATCTCTCACAAGAAGATTTAGgatttgcaaatattttaaattaatttaaataaatagaGCTGCTTTACCAGATGGTCCAATCATGCAAACATCGTATTTATTCGTGGTAATACGGTCCTCTGCAACCATACGCGAGAGTGCGACTATAACACTCATGcgtgtatgagtggaccagatCAGATGGTAAAACAGCAGaactaaatttatatttaaattcaattgacTTTGACTGTACGCTTATGAATTTCCACTTAAAATATTCACACCGAGCCGTAGGTGCGcttcagaattttaattttgggtacagtcagaggcagtgaaatttcagcatgaatttgcttctgctgtttttcagctgatccacccATGCAATCAAAAACTGTTAATACTTGTTTATAAAGCTGCCATGCTACACGCACGGCGTGGAAGTGGTAAAACCAGATAAAGACGTAATAGTTTTGATTGTTAGTGTGCATTAGCtgtgaaaaacagctgaagcaaattcatccTGAGATTTTACTGCCTCTGTCTGCAAATCAAATGATGAGAGAATTAATTGCAAAATAAATCTCTGATATGAGAATATAGTGAATAACACATACACGACGCTGCGTTTGCTTGGGTTTgacacttttaattttatagtGTAGTCGATAACGCAATGAACGTTTACCGAGCGAGTTACGGAAAACGAGTGATTGGAGGTTGTTGGGTACATCGAAGAAATACTTTTCTGAagaagagacaaaaaattcctCCTCGTCCTTCCCCTCCCCACCCCTTCAAAGTTTAAATGCAGAGGTGTCTTTGTCGAATTATAGACAGGGCTGTGTGAAACGGAGAGatacgtgtgatagctcattttaaaggtaaaggttcaaagttttttttttgcgcagttagattttccgaattttccaaatCGTTTAAGACTTTTCCGacttttcttcaagttgatgttttaaatttaaggttaaagttaaataatttcttaaatatgttccgaagtaaaacttttttttttggtaatattgTTCTGTATATCATTTGCTacaattttgccgaagaaagtaaaatagtattttacaaaatgtaggcgccacattaatttttcatgaaaaaattccaTGGTTTCGCATAGGATTTTTAGATCggttttttggtcaaattttttttctttgattttcttgtttagATTGAAATCGTAATAAATACatagaaacacaaaatttacgtCTTTAAACATGTTTGTCcatttttcaataacatttttcgatttcctcGCCATCAGGAAAATTTGAACCACCCTAACATGCTTGTGATGAAGTATGAAATACCAAAATGACTTCCTTAGCTTTCTCCTTTAGCTAGCCAATCATTTTGGAGTTGTGTGCCGGAACTCGCTCGGTAAACGTTCCTTAACAGAATTTGCGTTATCGACTAAACTATTAAGCGGACTTACGGCAAGAATTTGCTTCCTATTCCACCTAATTTTCATTAGCAAAATGGTAAGCAAAACATTGAATGCCAACGCGTGTGTACGTGAAACGAGTCcgatttttgccatttttttttgttttattctttttggaaaatacagtcagaggcagtgaaatttcagcatgaatttgcttcagctgtttttcagctgattcacccatacaatcaaaactgtttatacgtctttatacggttgaatCTGCTACACGCACGTCTAACCGtaaggaaaatatggaaaaatctaggaaaattagtgaaaattaatgaaaatttaaaaaaatcccaaatttcccaaaaattgtcCCTGATCAGACTGTCATCTAAAACCCGAAAATTAAACAGTCTTCCATCAATGGGTCACTTTTTTGTCTGACGCTCTACTCGTACAACTCGTACTCCCTTTGGAACCGATTCACAATATTTCATACTTTACGAGATAGAGTTGAGACGTCAACCGAATTTTACTGAACGCGAAATTTTCTCTGACTTCCTGTCCtttaattcttgaaattttcaacactTACTTTGAATTGAAGGCACGAGGGATTCTAAATTACTGTGTTGCCCTTCTTGAGTTATTCGTACTAGTTCTGATTGATTCTTAATCGTGTCAATCTAGTCGCTGAAACTGCCTCACTCATTCGTctgaacaaaataaacattcaaaTTGTGTCATATGGTAAGGCCATCCGAAGGCTTTAAGGACTGTCCCGACActtgtaaaaattaattgtaaaatctATGCCAGTTTTTCTTGGGCAAATGAATGTGAAGGTAGCGGTACGGTATGTAATGTATATTTTAAAGTAATTTCTTCTCGTTTGTTCTTACATGTTCAACATGTCTTTCGACCATCACTTAAAcggaattataaaaaaaatatttttttttctctctctttcgCATGCACACAAATGAATTCATATCTAACAATGAATATACGCCGACGCCATACATATGGAATCAGTTTATCTCTTTGGCATTGGGAACGAATGCATCCtgtaaatatttaacgaaGCGATAAATCCACAACCTTTTTGCACACCGTCTCAAATTCAAACTCACCCAATATTTGATCACCTGCTGTTGATGAGCCATCTGGTCTTCCAAATACTTGATAATGGTCGTTTTGAACTCACGCACACGATCGATTTCAAATCGTTCCGTTTCACGCTTGATTTCGGCTGAAATTTCTTCGAACTCTTTCTGGCACCGTTGGACTTTTGCCTCCCACTGAAATGTTTTGGTTCAAATGTGATGAGTGTAAGGAACACTAAATTGTACTCTGTTCTACCTCTTCGACCTCTTTTTCGTACTGTTCCACTTTGTCGTTACGACCGGCTAATTCCATTCGTGTTTTGTTTTCACGACGTTTGGTCAGCTGAAGCTGAGCATGTTCCCAGTTTTGGAAAACCTATACAACCAATGAGGCAAAATAAGTATTTGAGTGAAAGAGTACAGCTGGCGAAAGtgattcattttttgttgcaaaagaAGCACTTATCGGAAACTGATTAACGAACACCAATGAACTGGCACTCATATGAACATTTTTCGTATTGAtttaatgaaagtaaataaagtCGAACAGGCTTgaacaataaatgaaaagtgAAACACTGAATGActtcacaaacaaaataatcaaTACGCTTCAGTGCTGGATTGTTCGCATTTACAGTACTTCATTTGCGCATTCAGACATTCAGAATTTGTTTGGCTTCTTTCATTCCCATCCATTAATCCGTTTTAAATAGTATAGCCACGGTATACTTGAATGGTCTTTAATGAAGCATGTGGAGACAAATTTGAAATGGTAATTAAACCATGAAACGGTTCCACAAAAGCTTTTTGACTTTCAACCATGTCTTCGGCTGCAGGAGAACCCACGGCAGTAAGGCCACGGAGTGACTGATAAAGAACTGATAGGGGTTATAATCGTTAGAGCTTGGAATTCTAGGAGCAACTGTACAAAATAATTGGTTCCGTAGGTGCAAGGGAATCTGGTCAAGATTCATTGATGTTTAAAAATCATAATTGTCACCGGGGAGAGATTTTTGAAAGGGATCTGTATACGAGCAAggataatgaaaatttttatacaaaataccGTTAAATCGCCAGGCGATTATCGTCTATCACCTTTCAACCATTGTAGGCGCTCGTACagatcatttaaaaaaaattgtgattagTAGATGACATGCCCATCTATCAGTACGACTTCATGTCAGATGTATTGCTCATGATTCTTAGGAAAACGATCTTTCAACCTGTCTTCAAGGGGTTTCCTTGCACCCATGACACCATTACCAGAGTTTCTAAAATTCTAACCTCTACCGACTATAACCGCAATCAGTTCTTCATCACTCAAATCGTAGCATGGGTGCCCTGGAATCCCCTGCAGCCGATGGTACGAActcaaaaaatgttgatgaATCCTTGGTCCGTGCTTCAAGTTGATTTATAATGTCTGAAGATTCTCAAATTTGCTTCAACGTGCTTAATTAGAGTCCATTCTCGCACACCGCATGATAGTACGACCAGGCCAGTCCAACACACCATGATAATGGTAAAATTGAAAGGTAATACTGACACGACTGCTCGTTTTTCGCGACGGTATTAGattagagaattttttaaatagaagTGAATCAGCTGTCTTAACAAAACCGAGTAATGTCCCCAAGATAATGACGCGTGAATTGCGATAACAACTTGATGATAGAAATTACCTTGACACGTTCATGGAACACATCCTTTATAGCACCGAATAACCCAATGTAATCCTTCAATGTCTCCGACAGTATGTACAGATCTGAATTGGATTGTTCCGATCGCAACAATTCAACTTTTTCCTGAAaataaaacggaaaaattgaaaaatttcctgAATCCACTCTTCGATCCGGCTATTACCTCGACATCTGCCAACTGAGACAATGCTCTGGAGAGTCCCGTATGTTCTTCGCATGTACTTAATACAGCAGCCGATTTAGCAACCGAACCCGTCAGCGACGATAATTCCTTTCGATAGATAACTAGAGATTTGATTGCGGAATGTAGTCTTTGCATGTGAGtatccaaattttcaatttcgataattttgtcCTCGAACCACTGTCAATAATTGGGTGTTACTGAGCATGAACGTCGATTGCCATAACTGGATCAACTTACCGGATCATTTTCATCCATTTTGTATGTAATTTTGTTCATCGTCTCTCCAACTTTATTAAACAGCCTCATTACACCCGCTCCGCTCAACGCTGCCGTATTGACCGATTTCGGCAGCTCTTCATCGCTCTGcaagaaatttataaaatctgGATCAATGCACAGCACCGGATGCTTAGCCGTTCGACACAAAAATCGTTCCAATGCTGCCCGACGATTTTCGAGCCATTCCATTCCGACGCCATTAGCGGTTTCGGCACTGGGCGTTTGACTCATCTTCACTTTGGTCGAGCCTGTAATTTTATCGATTGTTATTGGTCACTTGCCTCACACGCAAAGCAAAGCGCTTACCGATCAGATTCTTCTCCGGTGCCGGTGGTATAATACGTCCACGTCGTAAATATTTCTCCACCAATAAGCCGTGAATGCCAAGAAAGTCACTAAATCGACGCATTACACTGAATTGCCGTTTCTTGAAAGCCGGAATGCTTGTGCGTGTAGATACTCTGCAAAGAAGTCGTTTCACTCTCATTTCTATTGGCTGATTCATTTCAATGTAGGACTCACTTATAGGCGATGTACGAGCCGATACCATCACCGATCTTATGTGGTTCAGACACTGTTATTTCAATGAACTGATCGGTCATTTCTTCCGTGGCTACGTCTTCCATTGTTGTGGATTTTGAAACAgattgctaaaaaaaatttgaatgaaattgtgaCGGTGGTTTGCGGACGTGTAATCTCGTGTTGAGAAAcagacaatttttgttttgtttttctaatGAACGACAAAGAACGATcggcaaaaatgtttttataattCACCAAAAATGACTAATGAGCTCCAGTCaatacaattattatttacGATGGAGATAACGACAATAAGTGGGTGTAGTTTACTCCAGTTAATTTCTTTGAACGATGCATAtggtaaattcatttaacagaaaataatttctttttaaattgaaatttcaacaaaagaaaggAGTTGACAGGATTTTCAATGATAATAGGTcctttgttttgaaaaacaccGACGTATTATAATGACTCAACGTATAATAATGTTACCTGTTGTTGCACGGCTGATTCAAATATCTCATAATCTTGGTCGTTCGTATTGAAATCAATGTTATCAAACAACGGCGGCGTTTCGCTACTTTGGATTTCTTCCATTACCAAATAATCGTTATTTACCTAGGGTTCTGAtaacaaattgttttcaactttttttttaatcacaaaattttaataaatagaGCTGATGATGTAGCGGATTTGAGCCGTTTTCATGACATTTGTGACATATTCCGACTTTTCATCACTCATTGTGCGAAGCTCCATCTAGTGACAGTTGATACAAAACGTTATACGGCGCAAAAGGCAAGtgaaacatttgaattttttagcTTTTTTAAGACCATTGGAGAGCAAAAAAATGTCGCAACACAATAAAGGTAGTCGTAAAGGAATCTCAATCCCATATAGCCTTTCGAAGAACTatttatgaaaaatctttGTAAGTTGTCTAAGAAACCACTCTGAATTTTAGTGTCCTACAGTAACATAACGTAGATTATGCAGTATGCAGCAATGAAAgcataaaccaggtatggtctgttcatacaacccggaggacatagcgatttcatataaacaagcTCACCTCTCATgggaggtgagtttgtttatatgaaatcgctatggaccataccttgtgttgacatTCATTGGTATGCAGCATACAATCCAGTAACGCTAACTTTAAGCAACCAAAGTAAGTTATatgaaacgagccatcagaacagtcggagcgtttgctacgactgagccccgtacaaacccgtatatctattgcgtacgtgaccctagtgcgtctgtcaccctactttgaccagcctattgcgccggttaatgtagttaaagtaaaattgttatgtaatgtgtgcatcttacaaattgcgcatagcgcaattacgaagccccgtacgacgttcctttcaaatgaaacaaaactttcaaatcgccctaaaaattttatttttttgaagggccttgtatcggcctcagtccgaggacccaaatttaaattttttttcaactacattctattcggcctttgattaccttccaaatgaaacaaaaattacgaaaaacggatgaaatttactcgagttatatgtgaaatacacatagggccctaatagcggccttaggccaaggacccaaatttaattttttttcaacaacattcaattcggccttcgattaccttccaaatcaaacaaaaattacgaaaaacgaatgaaatttactcgagttctatgtaaaatacacatagggccctagtagcatttcacttctaaggccctaactcacggtccactcacccgattttttcctggattggtattgacaatacctatcatttgccgtgtcatttacatttccatcgtttattttgccataaatatcaccaaaagaccttaaatcacttaggtggccctaactcacga
This region of Bradysia coprophila strain Holo2 chromosome IV, BU_Bcop_v1, whole genome shotgun sequence genomic DNA includes:
- the LOC119085834 gene encoding sorting nexin-2-like isoform X2, translated to MEDVATEEMTDQFIEITVSEPHKIGDGIGSYIAYKVSTRTSIPAFKKRQFSVMRRFSDFLGIHGLLVEKYLRRGRIIPPAPEKNLIGSTKVKMSQTPSAETANGVGMEWLENRRAALERFLCRTAKHPVLCIDPDFINFLQSDEELPKSVNTAALSGAGVMRLFNKVGETMNKITYKMDENDPWFEDKIIEIENLDTHMQRLHSAIKSLVIYRKELSSLTGSVAKSAAVLSTCEEHTGLSRALSQLADVEEKVELLRSEQSNSDLYILSETLKDYIGLFGAIKDVFHERVKVFQNWEHAQLQLTKRRENKTRMELAGRNDKVEQYEKEVEEWEAKVQRCQKEFEEISAEIKRETERFEIDRVREFKTTIIKYLEDQMAHQQQVIKYWDAFVPNAKEIN
- the LOC119085834 gene encoding sorting nexin-2-like isoform X1 gives rise to the protein MEEIQSSETPPLFDNIDFNTNDQDYEIFESAVQQQQSVSKSTTMEDVATEEMTDQFIEITVSEPHKIGDGIGSYIAYKVSTRTSIPAFKKRQFSVMRRFSDFLGIHGLLVEKYLRRGRIIPPAPEKNLIGSTKVKMSQTPSAETANGVGMEWLENRRAALERFLCRTAKHPVLCIDPDFINFLQSDEELPKSVNTAALSGAGVMRLFNKVGETMNKITYKMDENDPWFEDKIIEIENLDTHMQRLHSAIKSLVIYRKELSSLTGSVAKSAAVLSTCEEHTGLSRALSQLADVEEKVELLRSEQSNSDLYILSETLKDYIGLFGAIKDVFHERVKVFQNWEHAQLQLTKRRENKTRMELAGRNDKVEQYEKEVEEWEAKVQRCQKEFEEISAEIKRETERFEIDRVREFKTTIIKYLEDQMAHQQQVIKYWDAFVPNAKEIN